A section of the Ignavibacteria bacterium genome encodes:
- a CDS encoding GMC family oxidoreductase — translation MTRNLKSEKSKFDYDYLVIGSGFGGSVAALRLSEKGYKVLVVEKGKWFSSKDFPETNWNLKRWLWLPIFRFFGFFKITFYQHVGILSGVGIGGGSLVYANTLPIPKKEFFQAKSWVHLADWETELTPHYETSKRMMGVVQNPRLENGDKALQQLAKEIGKDKFFEPTQVAVFFGEPTKTVKDPYFNGEGPDRSGCTFCGGCMIGCRENAKNSLDKNYLFLAQKKGAEILSESKVYDIIPIDNKDGSDGYIIKWKSSTNFFKTKSEARVQGIVFAGGVLGTIPLMLKLKKTSLPNLSNKIGYNVRTNCESLMGVVAPNKATVFSDGIAISSILHTDEHSHLEPVRYPSGSGFWRLQLAPLTSGRNVIVRLLKAIAEILKHPITYSKIYFVRDWAKKTQILLYMRTISGTIRFTRGWFGMKSKIGEGTLPTAFMPEAAKLAKQFGRIVNGTPGALLSEIILGIPTTAHILGGATMGINSEEGVIDKENRVFGYKNMYICDGSMISANPGVNPSLTILALSERAMSKIEMKKSVKN, via the coding sequence ATGACGAGAAACTTGAAATCAGAAAAATCAAAATTCGATTATGATTATTTGGTTATTGGCAGCGGATTTGGTGGTTCGGTCGCTGCGCTTCGGTTATCCGAAAAAGGTTATAAAGTCCTTGTCGTTGAAAAAGGAAAGTGGTTTTCATCTAAAGATTTTCCTGAAACTAATTGGAATCTAAAACGCTGGCTCTGGCTTCCCATTTTTAGATTTTTTGGTTTCTTTAAAATAACATTCTATCAGCATGTTGGAATATTATCTGGAGTTGGGATCGGCGGCGGCTCTTTAGTTTATGCAAACACTTTACCGATTCCCAAAAAAGAATTCTTCCAAGCTAAATCGTGGGTACATCTTGCAGACTGGGAAACGGAATTAACTCCTCATTATGAAACAAGCAAACGAATGATGGGAGTTGTGCAAAATCCGAGATTAGAAAATGGAGATAAAGCACTTCAGCAGCTTGCGAAAGAAATTGGTAAAGATAAATTCTTTGAACCAACACAAGTGGCTGTTTTCTTTGGTGAGCCAACTAAAACAGTGAAAGATCCATATTTCAACGGGGAAGGTCCAGATCGATCTGGCTGTACTTTTTGTGGTGGGTGTATGATAGGCTGCCGTGAGAATGCAAAAAACTCACTTGACAAGAACTATCTCTTCCTTGCGCAAAAAAAAGGGGCAGAAATATTATCTGAATCGAAAGTTTATGACATAATCCCAATCGATAATAAAGATGGAAGCGATGGTTATATTATTAAATGGAAATCATCAACAAATTTTTTCAAAACAAAATCTGAAGCAAGAGTTCAAGGAATTGTTTTCGCTGGAGGCGTTCTTGGGACAATTCCGCTAATGCTGAAATTGAAAAAAACATCTTTACCTAATCTTTCTAATAAAATTGGTTACAACGTAAGAACGAATTGTGAAAGTCTGATGGGTGTTGTTGCTCCGAATAAAGCAACAGTATTCTCAGATGGAATTGCTATTAGTTCAATCCTTCACACCGATGAACACAGCCATCTCGAGCCAGTAAGGTATCCATCTGGTTCAGGATTTTGGCGGCTGCAGTTGGCTCCATTAACTTCTGGAAGAAATGTGATCGTTAGATTATTGAAAGCAATTGCAGAAATTCTAAAGCATCCAATTACTTATTCGAAAATATATTTTGTGAGAGATTGGGCAAAAAAAACACAGATACTTCTCTACATGCGGACAATTAGCGGAACGATTAGATTTACACGCGGCTGGTTTGGAATGAAATCTAAAATTGGAGAAGGAACATTACCAACCGCATTTATGCCTGAAGCAGCAAAATTAGCAAAGCAATTTGGCAGAATAGTAAATGGAACGCCTGGTGCCTTGCTCTCGGAAATTATTCTCGGAATTCCCACAACAGCTCATATTCTCGGCGGTGCTACGATGGGAATAAATTCTGAGGAAGGTGTAATTGATAAAGAGAACCGAGTCTTTGGTTATAAAAATATGTATATATGTGATGGTTCAATGATATCTGCAAATCCAGGAGTGAATCCATCACTTACAATTCTTGCATTAAGCGAAAGAGCGATGAGTAAGATTGAAATGAAAAAATCTGTGAAGAACTGA
- a CDS encoding 6-carboxytetrahydropterin synthase has product MKVAKEYKWEMGHRLHFHDGRCKNLHGHSYKAIFEFEGGLNENGMVIDFYEIDKIVNPIVDELDHAFLCHEEDIELLEVLTKLKSKTVIVKFPTTAENISKYLCDRAANSRLPKNLNFLSVKVFETTDSYSESTITLN; this is encoded by the coding sequence ATGAAAGTCGCTAAAGAGTATAAATGGGAAATGGGTCATCGATTACATTTCCACGATGGTAGATGCAAAAACCTACACGGTCATTCTTATAAAGCAATTTTTGAGTTCGAAGGAGGACTAAATGAAAATGGGATGGTGATCGACTTCTATGAAATCGACAAAATTGTGAATCCCATTGTTGATGAACTTGATCATGCTTTTTTATGTCATGAAGAAGACATAGAGCTGCTCGAAGTTTTAACAAAATTGAAAAGCAAAACTGTCATCGTCAAGTTCCCCACTACAGCAGAAAATATTTCTAAATATTTGTGCGATAGAGCTGCAAATTCTCGGCTTCCAAAGAATTTAAACTTCCTTTCAGTTAAAGTGTTTGAGACAACAGATTCATATTCGGAGTCAACAATAACATTAAACTGA
- the queC gene encoding 7-cyano-7-deazaguanine synthase QueC, with the protein MSFDSTKNLAVVLTSGGMDSCVTAAIASQEFELAMLHLNYGQRTENRELKAFNDLSEYFKAKVKLILDTDLFRRIGNSSLTDYSIHVSEANLKSKEIPTSYVSFRNANILSMAVSWAETLGAKKIFIGAVEEDSSGYPDCRKVFYKQFNALIEVGTKPETKIEIITPLISMKKNEIIKKGIELNAPFHLTWSCYQSEEIACGVCDSCALRLRGFQQAGVDDPIPYKSKPNYL; encoded by the coding sequence ATGAGTTTCGATTCAACTAAAAATCTTGCTGTAGTACTTACAAGTGGTGGGATGGATAGCTGCGTGACTGCAGCGATCGCATCTCAGGAATTTGAACTTGCAATGCTTCACCTCAATTATGGACAGCGGACCGAAAACCGCGAGTTGAAAGCTTTCAATGATTTATCAGAATATTTTAAAGCAAAAGTAAAATTAATCCTTGATACAGATTTATTCAGAAGAATTGGGAATTCATCTCTCACAGATTATTCGATTCACGTTTCAGAAGCGAATTTAAAATCAAAAGAAATTCCGACTTCATATGTTTCGTTCCGGAATGCGAATATTTTATCAATGGCAGTTAGTTGGGCTGAGACTCTTGGTGCAAAAAAAATTTTTATCGGAGCTGTTGAAGAAGACTCTTCTGGTTATCCCGATTGTCGGAAAGTTTTTTATAAACAGTTTAATGCACTGATTGAAGTTGGAACGAAACCAGAGACAAAAATTGAAATTATTACACCTCTTATTTCAATGAAAAAAAACGAAATAATAAAAAAAGGAATCGAGCTTAATGCACCCTTTCACTTGACGTGGTCATGTTATCAAAGTGAGGAAATTGCCTGTGGAGTTTGTGATAGCTGCGCACTTCGACTGCGTGGATTTCAACAAGCTGGTGTTGACGATCCAATCCCCTATAAATCAAAACCGAATTATTTATGA
- the queF gene encoding NADPH-dependent 7-cyano-7-deazaguanine reductase QueF, with product MKNKVTILETFDNQYPQRDYVVTHFAPEFTSVCPKTGQPDFAEIIIEYIPDKKCVELKSLKLYLNSFRNDGIFYESVVNFICDDLIKLMKPRYIKVIGEFKTRGGIESIITVEHNSKKKK from the coding sequence ATGAAAAATAAAGTTACTATACTTGAAACATTTGACAACCAGTATCCCCAAAGAGATTATGTAGTTACTCACTTCGCACCTGAATTTACCTCTGTTTGTCCAAAAACAGGACAGCCGGATTTTGCTGAGATAATCATCGAATATATTCCCGATAAAAAGTGTGTGGAACTCAAGTCTTTAAAGCTTTATTTAAATTCTTTTCGCAATGACGGAATTTTTTATGAGAGTGTTGTCAATTTTATTTGCGATGATTTGATTAAGTTGATGAAGCCCCGTTACATAAAAGTTATCGGAGAGTTTAAGACTCGCGGCGGGATTGAAAGCATTATAACTGTTGAACACAATTCAAAAAAGAAAAAGTAA
- a CDS encoding L,D-transpeptidase: MFRNSVYYLGGIVIFVFGMFIYGIVSNWREVELNDVLKEKKLPTGFQPKLVINKIDYKLHLYADTILVKTYDVVFGGNPKYDKRDSEDRYTPKGSYFICDKKITTGLGKTLVLNYPTIHDAEYGLKQNIISNKEYLLIESAFQNQSIPPMNSKLGGNIKIHGNGKFDLILRNLPFILNWTNGSIAVNNREIEELYDACPVGTEVIIY, encoded by the coding sequence ATGTTTCGAAACAGCGTTTATTATTTAGGCGGAATAGTAATTTTTGTTTTCGGAATGTTTATTTATGGAATCGTTTCTAACTGGCGAGAGGTTGAACTGAATGATGTTCTCAAGGAAAAAAAATTACCAACTGGTTTCCAGCCAAAGTTAGTTATTAATAAAATTGATTATAAGCTCCATCTTTATGCCGATACAATATTGGTTAAAACCTATGATGTAGTTTTTGGTGGAAATCCAAAATATGATAAACGTGACAGCGAAGATAGATATACGCCTAAAGGAAGTTATTTTATCTGCGATAAAAAAATTACAACTGGACTTGGAAAAACATTAGTTCTGAATTATCCAACAATTCATGATGCTGAGTACGGATTAAAGCAGAACATAATTTCAAATAAAGAGTATTTATTAATTGAAAGTGCATTTCAAAACCAATCCATTCCACCAATGAATTCTAAACTTGGTGGAAATATTAAAATTCATGGGAATGGAAAATTTGATCTCATCCTTCGAAATTTACCATTCATATTAAATTGGACAAACGGCAGTATCGCCGTCAATAACCGAGAAATTGAGGAACTCTATGATGCATGTCCGGTCGGGACTGAAGTTATTATTTATTAG
- the nusA gene encoding transcription termination factor NusA, translating to MNYDIVESFAHMVREKSMDKDVLAGIIEEIFSTLMKKKYGLDAQFEIVVNLDKGEIEIFLEREIVEEVTDPNLQVSLEEAVNKSGEVFEIGDIFPEEIKLSDFGRRLVNLAKQTLSQRLREVEKDIVYNEYSQLVNEIVIGDIYQIRREDILVNHNKNELVMPRVDQIPKERYRKGDTVRAIIKEVSKDQRGPKIVISRSDDKFLSKLFELEIPEIYDGIVEIKSIAREPGERAKVAVISNDDRIDAVGACVGMKGVRIHSIVRELSNENIDVVHYSDNLETFIRRALSPAKIKNVEINEAEKKATIWADADQVSLIVGRNGQNIRLAMKLVGVHIDVIREEKPIEEYEVDIELIDFKQELGEEVYDKLINAGYDTAIDVLKAGMEAVKEIEGFDEDKVAEIFSILKEGFEE from the coding sequence ATGAATTACGATATCGTTGAATCGTTTGCTCATATGGTTAGAGAAAAGAGCATGGATAAAGACGTGCTTGCCGGAATCATTGAGGAAATTTTTTCCACATTGATGAAAAAGAAGTATGGATTAGATGCTCAGTTTGAGATCGTTGTTAATCTTGATAAAGGTGAAATCGAAATATTTTTAGAAAGAGAAATCGTTGAAGAGGTTACTGATCCCAATCTTCAAGTTTCACTAGAGGAAGCTGTAAATAAAAGCGGTGAAGTTTTTGAAATCGGTGATATTTTCCCGGAAGAAATAAAATTAAGTGATTTTGGACGAAGATTAGTCAACCTTGCTAAACAAACTCTCAGTCAAAGATTAAGAGAAGTAGAAAAAGATATTGTTTACAATGAATATTCTCAGTTGGTTAATGAAATTGTGATCGGTGACATTTATCAAATTAGACGTGAAGATATTCTTGTAAATCATAATAAGAATGAACTTGTAATGCCAAGAGTTGATCAAATACCAAAGGAACGATATCGTAAAGGTGATACAGTCCGAGCAATTATAAAAGAGGTCAGCAAAGATCAACGCGGACCAAAAATAGTTATTTCACGGAGCGATGATAAATTTTTATCAAAACTATTTGAGTTGGAAATACCAGAAATATATGATGGAATCGTCGAGATAAAATCAATTGCAAGAGAACCAGGCGAACGAGCAAAAGTTGCTGTGATTTCAAATGATGATCGAATAGATGCCGTTGGCGCATGCGTTGGTATGAAAGGGGTGAGAATTCATTCGATCGTCCGTGAATTAAGCAATGAAAACATTGACGTTGTCCATTATTCCGATAATTTGGAAACATTCATCCGTCGGGCGCTATCACCAGCCAAAATTAAAAACGTTGAAATAAACGAAGCCGAAAAGAAAGCTACGATCTGGGCTGATGCAGACCAAGTTTCTCTGATTGTTGGCAGGAATGGACAAAATATAAGACTTGCAATGAAGTTAGTCGGTGTCCACATCGATGTTATCCGTGAAGAAAAACCGATAGAAGAATATGAAGTTGATATCGAATTAATCGACTTCAAACAGGAACTCGGTGAAGAAGTCTATGATAAACTTATAAATGCTGGGTATGATACTGCTATCGATGTACTTAAAGCTGGAATGGAAGCAGTAAAAGAGATCGAAGGTTTTGACGAGGATAAAGTAGCTGAAATATTCAGTATCTTAAAAGAAGGTTTTGAAGAGTAA
- the infB gene encoding translation initiation factor IF-2, with amino-acid sequence MSKEGKKTKYAIYKIASELNISKEHLLEYLNSKGIEVKSHVSKVDEGVYEDIISHFKKDKDLADKHQRKWDAFKKKHEEVDDKGKKEKKKEEESKEEIVELTYTVTEKADLAESEIQEGIEITAPSEIPPTEEKVTEEDSLPGEIAEVIAGEIFAPVSEEKIEVTAEETAIEKLVETEVKEVVKEEKEAVETKAKPEIATTSISALKRNKKSLKIVGKISLDGKDKKEETSGKETPAEKEEKKVKRHKKKRLREDLKKTKIEEEPVKAKRVKKIKGREIDEKAVDDAIRRTKESMDVSASSARASLKKKKKKEKLEEIKQQHEKELSEKSILRVSEFVSVSELANLMNVSVAEVITKCMSFGLMVSINQRLNKDTIILVADDFGFEVDFQEEYVTAKIEDQEDSAESLETRPPVVTIMGHVDHGKTSLLDYIRNSQVVAGEAGGITQHIGAYKVALESGKEIAFLDTPGHEAFTAMRARGAMITDIVILVVAADDSVMPQTIEAINHAQAAGVPIIIAINKIDKQSANTERIRQQLADKNVLVEEWGGKYQSVEISAKQGKNIELLLEKVLLEAEVLDMKANPNRYARGHIIEVELDRGKGVVATVLVQKGTLNIGDPFVAGASSGRVRAMFDERGHKMESAPPSTPVQILGFDEMPQAGDEFVAVETDRIARSISTERMLIKREQEHRLVKHLTLDEISKQIKIGGVKDLRIIVKGDVDGSVEALADSLLKISTEEVKVSVIHKGVGAIVESDVLLAAASQAVIVGFHVRPNLNARKLAETEKIEIRLYNIIYNAINEIKSAVEGMLSPEVSEEITSTVEVRDVFKISRVGTIAGCYVQDGKIQRNNKIRLVREGIVIYDGNIDTLKRFKDDIREVENGKECGIKIENFNDVKVGDIIESYKFVEKKRKLENVSKN; translated from the coding sequence ATGTCCAAAGAAGGCAAAAAAACTAAATATGCAATTTATAAGATAGCTTCCGAGCTTAATATCTCGAAAGAACATCTTCTCGAATATCTTAACAGTAAGGGTATCGAAGTAAAAAGCCACGTTTCAAAAGTGGATGAAGGTGTTTATGAAGACATTATAAGTCATTTTAAAAAAGATAAAGATCTTGCCGATAAGCATCAGAGAAAATGGGATGCTTTTAAAAAGAAACATGAAGAAGTTGATGATAAAGGAAAGAAGGAGAAGAAAAAAGAGGAAGAGTCGAAGGAAGAAATAGTTGAACTGACATATACGGTTACCGAGAAAGCTGATCTAGCAGAATCTGAAATTCAAGAGGGTATAGAAATAACAGCGCCATCGGAAATTCCTCCAACTGAGGAAAAAGTCACCGAAGAAGATTCTTTGCCTGGGGAGATTGCTGAAGTGATTGCTGGAGAAATCTTTGCGCCAGTTAGTGAAGAGAAAATTGAAGTGACAGCCGAAGAGACGGCAATTGAAAAATTAGTTGAGACCGAGGTTAAGGAAGTTGTGAAAGAGGAAAAAGAAGCTGTTGAAACGAAAGCTAAACCTGAGATCGCCACGACCTCTATATCAGCACTAAAACGAAATAAAAAAAGTCTGAAAATTGTCGGAAAGATCTCACTTGACGGAAAAGACAAAAAAGAAGAAACCAGCGGAAAAGAAACTCCTGCAGAAAAAGAAGAGAAAAAAGTCAAACGTCATAAGAAAAAACGACTGCGTGAAGATCTGAAAAAGACGAAAATTGAGGAAGAGCCTGTTAAAGCGAAACGAGTAAAGAAAATCAAAGGCCGAGAAATAGATGAAAAAGCTGTCGATGATGCCATTCGAAGAACCAAAGAATCAATGGATGTATCTGCTTCTTCAGCAAGGGCTTCATTGAAGAAAAAAAAGAAAAAAGAAAAGTTAGAAGAGATAAAACAACAGCATGAAAAAGAATTATCGGAGAAGAGTATACTTCGTGTCTCGGAATTTGTTAGCGTCTCTGAACTAGCAAATTTGATGAATGTATCAGTCGCAGAAGTTATTACGAAATGTATGTCATTCGGTTTAATGGTTTCAATCAATCAAAGGCTGAATAAAGACACAATAATTCTTGTTGCTGATGATTTTGGTTTTGAAGTAGATTTTCAAGAGGAATATGTTACGGCTAAAATTGAGGATCAGGAAGATTCTGCAGAATCTTTAGAAACTAGACCCCCTGTTGTCACAATTATGGGTCACGTAGATCATGGTAAGACCTCGCTGCTTGATTATATAAGAAATTCACAAGTAGTTGCCGGTGAAGCAGGCGGAATCACTCAGCACATTGGTGCGTATAAAGTCGCTCTCGAAAGCGGAAAAGAAATAGCATTTTTAGATACTCCTGGTCACGAAGCATTTACCGCAATGCGTGCCCGCGGTGCAATGATCACTGACATAGTAATTCTTGTAGTTGCAGCTGATGACAGCGTTATGCCGCAGACAATCGAAGCAATAAATCACGCTCAAGCCGCAGGTGTGCCAATCATTATTGCAATCAACAAAATTGATAAACAATCCGCCAACACAGAACGTATTCGTCAACAACTGGCTGATAAAAATGTTCTCGTTGAGGAGTGGGGTGGAAAATATCAATCTGTTGAAATTTCTGCTAAGCAGGGAAAAAATATAGAGCTTCTTCTTGAAAAAGTCTTACTCGAGGCAGAAGTTCTTGATATGAAAGCAAATCCAAATCGGTATGCTCGCGGTCACATAATTGAGGTAGAATTAGATAGAGGTAAAGGCGTTGTGGCAACCGTATTAGTTCAAAAAGGAACTTTGAACATTGGCGATCCATTTGTTGCAGGAGCTTCGTCAGGAAGAGTTCGAGCGATGTTCGACGAAAGAGGGCATAAAATGGAATCAGCTCCGCCATCAACCCCGGTGCAAATTCTTGGTTTCGATGAAATGCCTCAAGCAGGTGATGAATTTGTCGCTGTTGAAACAGACCGAATCGCGCGCAGCATAAGCACCGAAAGAATGCTAATAAAACGCGAACAAGAACATAGACTTGTTAAACATTTAACTCTGGATGAAATCTCTAAACAAATAAAAATTGGCGGTGTCAAAGATTTACGAATAATTGTAAAAGGTGATGTCGATGGTTCCGTTGAAGCACTCGCTGATTCTCTACTGAAAATTTCAACCGAAGAAGTTAAAGTAAGCGTAATTCATAAAGGCGTCGGTGCAATTGTAGAATCCGATGTATTGCTTGCTGCGGCTTCTCAAGCTGTTATTGTTGGATTTCATGTCAGACCTAACTTAAATGCTCGTAAGCTTGCCGAAACCGAAAAAATTGAAATTAGACTCTACAATATTATTTACAATGCGATAAATGAAATTAAAAGCGCCGTTGAAGGAATGCTCTCACCCGAGGTTTCTGAAGAAATTACTTCGACTGTTGAAGTCCGAGATGTCTTCAAAATTTCACGAGTTGGAACTATTGCAGGATGTTATGTTCAAGACGGGAAAATTCAGAGGAACAATAAAATTCGTTTGGTTCGTGAGGGAATCGTAATTTACGATGGAAACATCGATACGCTCAAACGATTCAAAGATGATATTAGAGAAGTTGAAAATGGTAAAGAGTGTGGAATTAAAATTGAGAATTTTAACGATGTTAAAGTTGGTGATATAATTGAATCATACAAATTTGTTGAAAAGAAGAGAAAATTAGAAAATGTCAGTAAGAACTGA
- the rbfA gene encoding 30S ribosome-binding factor RbfA, with product MSVRTDKVSELIKKEISMILLKEVSDPGLGFVTITSVKMSPDLRNAKIYISVFNKELRENALNHLNSAKGHVRTKLASRLHLKHTPELHFFIDDTLDYVENIENLIKEIHKNDNQSDE from the coding sequence ATGTCAGTAAGAACTGATAAAGTCAGCGAGCTAATTAAAAAAGAGATCAGTATGATCCTTCTGAAGGAGGTTAGCGATCCTGGTTTAGGATTTGTTACAATTACTTCAGTCAAAATGTCCCCCGATCTTAGAAATGCAAAAATTTACATAAGTGTATTTAATAAAGAACTTCGAGAAAATGCTCTCAATCATTTAAATAGTGCAAAAGGACATGTGAGAACAAAACTTGCTTCGCGATTGCACCTCAAGCATACCCCCGAGTTACATTTTTTTATCGATGATACGCTCGACTATGTGGAAAACATTGAAAACCTGATTAAGGAAATTCATAAGAATGATAACCAATCAGACGAGTGA
- the truB gene encoding tRNA pseudouridine(55) synthase TruB translates to MITNQTSDFNNIDFNKGEVILVDKPLDWTSFNVVDKIRKTIKVKKVGHTGTLDPKATGLLIICTGAKTKTISSYLDLTKEYAGKIFLGKTTPTMDTESINEATEQQDTSSIDRKMIEKVSERFMGVIEQVPPSYSAIWVDGRRAYKLARKGREIKLEPRKVIIDKFKITDYDEPLISFEISCSKGTYVRKIASDLGTELGCGAFLYELRRTKIGQYDLNDAINIDKFQDLFANRVN, encoded by the coding sequence ATGATAACCAATCAGACGAGTGATTTCAATAATATAGATTTTAACAAAGGAGAAGTTATTCTGGTTGATAAACCATTGGATTGGACTTCATTTAATGTGGTTGATAAAATTAGAAAAACCATAAAAGTAAAAAAGGTCGGTCATACCGGTACTCTCGATCCTAAGGCAACCGGACTTTTGATTATTTGCACTGGCGCAAAAACAAAAACTATCTCATCTTATCTTGATCTAACAAAGGAATATGCCGGAAAAATTTTTCTTGGGAAAACTACTCCGACAATGGATACTGAGTCTATCAATGAAGCTACTGAGCAGCAGGATACTTCTAGTATAGATAGGAAAATGATTGAAAAAGTTTCAGAGAGATTTATGGGTGTGATTGAACAAGTGCCACCAAGTTATTCAGCAATATGGGTTGATGGCAGGCGGGCATATAAACTCGCACGGAAAGGGAGAGAAATTAAGCTCGAACCAAGAAAAGTCATTATCGACAAATTTAAAATTACAGATTATGATGAGCCGCTTATCTCATTTGAAATAAGCTGTTCAAAGGGGACTTATGTTAGAAAAATTGCTTCGGATCTCGGTACTGAACTCGGATGCGGTGCGTTTTTATATGAATTAAGACGTACGAAAATCGGACAGTATGATCTTAACGATGCAATAAATATTGATAAGTTCCAGGACTTGTTCGCAAATAGAGTGAATTGA
- a CDS encoding bifunctional riboflavin kinase/FAD synthetase: MNIFYDISEVKKDAKTVVTVGTFDGFHLGHQKIINELIFRSVDAASRNFIVTFEPHPRLVIGIVHDVQILTTLDEKFKYLQAHSVQNVLVLKFTKEFSQLNFRDFIVKYLVDGIGMSEIVIGYDHQFGKNREGNAKALNEIGKEYNFKVTQVSPFSIEETSVSSTKIRRALQDGNIQLANSFLGKQYEFSGKVVRGIKRGTEIGFPTANIGLMNRSKITPKRGVYFVEVVTCGKKYFGMMNIGYRPTFNSASEMTLEVHIFYFNEDIYDEEINIKFIDRIREEKKFSSVRELVEQLSADRQLCFERVNNYKVESF, encoded by the coding sequence ATGAATATATTTTATGACATATCTGAAGTAAAAAAAGATGCAAAAACGGTTGTTACCGTTGGTACTTTTGACGGTTTTCATCTAGGTCATCAAAAAATTATTAATGAATTAATATTCAGATCAGTAGACGCAGCAAGCAGAAATTTCATCGTAACTTTTGAACCACATCCCAGACTTGTAATTGGAATCGTTCATGATGTTCAGATACTGACCACACTTGACGAAAAGTTTAAATATCTTCAGGCACACTCAGTTCAAAACGTTTTAGTGCTCAAGTTTACTAAAGAGTTCTCACAGTTAAATTTCAGAGATTTCATTGTGAAATATCTTGTTGATGGAATTGGCATGTCGGAAATCGTAATAGGATACGATCATCAATTCGGAAAAAACCGAGAAGGGAATGCAAAAGCTCTTAATGAAATTGGAAAAGAGTACAATTTCAAAGTAACGCAAGTGTCACCATTTTCCATTGAGGAGACATCGGTAAGCAGTACAAAGATTAGACGCGCACTTCAGGATGGGAATATCCAACTTGCAAATTCGTTTCTAGGAAAGCAGTATGAATTTAGCGGGAAAGTAGTACGAGGAATAAAACGAGGAACCGAAATCGGATTCCCAACTGCAAATATAGGTTTAATGAACAGATCAAAAATTACTCCGAAGAGAGGTGTTTATTTTGTTGAAGTTGTTACTTGCGGTAAAAAATATTTTGGAATGATGAATATTGGATATCGGCCGACTTTTAACAGTGCGAGCGAGATGACCTTGGAGGTTCACATTTTCTATTTTAATGAAGATATTTATGATGAAGAAATCAACATAAAATTTATTGATAGAATTAGAGAAGAAAAAAAATTCTCTTCTGTACGGGAGTTAGTTGAACAATTATCTGCTGACAGGCAGCTTTGTTTTGAAAGAGTTAATAATTATAAAGTTGAAAGTTTTTAA
- the rpsO gene encoding 30S ribosomal protein S15, whose amino-acid sequence MLTKELKKELIQKYGGGEKNSGKAEVQIAILTTRINELTSHFEKHKKDNHSRVGLLKMVGKRRRLLDYLTNKDITRYRKIIEELNIRK is encoded by the coding sequence ATGTTAACAAAAGAGTTAAAAAAGGAATTGATCCAGAAATACGGAGGCGGTGAAAAAAATTCTGGTAAAGCAGAAGTGCAAATTGCAATTCTCACAACCAGAATTAATGAATTGACCTCACATTTTGAGAAGCATAAAAAAGACAACCACTCTCGTGTCGGTTTGTTGAAAATGGTAGGAAAAAGAAGACGTCTCTTAGACTACCTTACAAATAAAGATATCACTCGATATCGAAAAATTATAGAAGAATTAAATATCAGAAAATAA